TTCACCACATGCTACACAAGTGACACACATTACACAAATTTAAAGTTAACGCAGATAGTTAGACAGACCAAGCATCAATACAAACAGTGGAAAATATAAAAGCCTCTGTGCGTGTGAATTGGTAGACAGACATAATTAGGTGGTATAAAGATACCTCCATATGCGGTCAATAACTTCTCCCTTCACAATTTGCCGATCAAGCAATTCAGCAACATCATTAGGGGTGACATAGCCGTACCTTCATAAAACAATGTGAGAAAATTTATATGATGTAAAGATACGTGCAACAGATACAAGATTTTCAAATATGCATCCAGAACATGTCCCGCGCAAATACTCAAGGACAATAAAAAACAAAGAGTGAAATATATCTCACCAGTTACCAACAATTTTTCCTTCCGGATCTGCACTAAAAATTATCACATTGCCTGCATATTTGTGACCACCTACATGTGAGCAAGCAGTAACAAAAACCTGGTTCTTCAAATTCCTGAATTCAATCTCCTCTTTGAacttctcaatcagaactggaCCACAAACACCACATCTTCGGTCTCGGTTGTTATGAGCACAGACAAACACATAAGAACCAGTTAACTCATCCGGGATCCCAGATACCCAAGGATTGCCATTAACAACCACATCATTGACAAAGCTATCCACGTCTGAGTCTTTCAAGCCCCTTCAATAAACGAAAAGATTATATCAGTGCCCATAACAAATTAACATTATGACAGTTGAGCAAGCcaactttaaaaataataagttaTATCATCCTGATCTAATAAggaataaataatgattatagTAAGAAAAAATTTCCCAAATAAATGACATGAAGCAAAAGGAAAATCGTAATTCGAGCCACCGACTTTACTTATTAAACCATAGAAATTGGAGAATCCAAATATACGCGATCAAAACACATGGAACACTAAATGCATGTATAAATATGTTCCTAGCCCATTGCATCAACTGCCACAGAACAGCTTCAACCAGTACCTCACCTACTTCAATAACAGAATGGAGGAAAACCATGGAAACAGTTACCTGTATATGGTCATGTCAGGAAAAATCACAACATCTCCTTCCGATAACTTCACATCATCGCCTCCCTCACATATAGTCAACCGAGTCTACAAAACCAAGTTACATTCAGTAAAATCCAAACGTACCACAAACATATCAGGAACAAAGAATAATCGATCGTGTCCAAATGGATGATACTATGAAAGCCAGTTAACTTAAGTACGCCTTTTGTTTTCATTTCACACATCCATCGAATAgcaaaaccgagatccaactgTGGAATCCAGTGTAAATGGATTCCGCATTCGATTTCACTCTCATTCCTTGAAAAGCTAATCCGAGATCCAACATCAAACGACGCATAAATGATTATATTCATAttaacacacctagtgagtaatttccaacaactggtatcagaAAACATATTTACTCAGACGTATTCAATATTATTTAACATACCTGAACTTGGAAGTCCTTTTTCCTAGCTCTGAGAGCGGAAGCAAGCAGCGTTGGTAGAGGATCGGATTCAGAATTTTCTATGTGAGAAGGCCACGACTCGTGAGACTTGTAGCAGAGGAACAAATGACGTTCGTATGGGTTAACCGTCCCGGCAAGGTTGCCCTGGTACATCTCCGCGCGCTCGAAGCCGTAATCGGTGTTCTCCTCCTCGGCGGAGGCGACGGTGGTCGAAAAACTGGCCGATTCTCCTGCCATAAGAGCTGACGGTCAGGAAGAAAATGCGGTGGTTACGTGTGAGAATTGGTCGACTCAAAGAAATGTATTTGGGGGAGTGGAGAAAATGAAAATACATATGATTGGGAGGAATAACGCAGGCGCATTTTCTAGGTAGGTGtgtaaattataataatttaaatctttgatttttttaagttaatcataaaataaataaataaaatctgaCAAACAAAATCCAATGTATGACCACGTACAGAGTTATCTCATTCGACGAGTTTCATTGATATATCCCTTTTGCgtgataaattttttaattcatatttcttagatttttaaaaatgtatttatttgtatataagttctattttatattagttttaatattatataaaataatgttATGTTTACTTACTTGACTTGACTTTTATAATAAGAGGATAAAATAGTAATCTTTTCATTCAAATTCGAGGTATATGATGTACTTGACCATGttacttattattatatttatgtcGCAATGATGTCCAACAAATCATCTCATCAGAATTATAACCTCAAATTTATCTCGaattcaaaattatatatatatatatatatatatatatatatatatatatataaacaaaaagATGGAACGAAAGAAAATGCATTAAATCAATCAACATCTTGGTTCTGTTTGGTACGTGTGATAAGATAAGTAGATGATTAATAATTAGAGTgattaaaaatagtaaaattgTACTATTTACAAACTCGAACAATATTTATTCACAAAACTacaaaactaattaaatatggCATTTGGACAACTGATATACCGGGAAAAAAAACTTGCAAAATTTATGGATTGTTTTATctttataaatttcaaattattattttcaacaaaataaattcatttaaatcTAAAAAAgaacatatgcaatataataatTGAGATACAATTATTGATTGTATTGGATGGCATCGACTTAACCGCATTCACTATGCGTCTTACTCTCAGTTAACCGGATCGGAGAGATACTCGTTGCGATGCGTAATCATTTTTTAAGTATTTATGCATCGTAAattgctattttttttttattaggaatataGTTTAACTTAGGAATATTAGGCAAAACTAGATTTTAAAAATTCACAGAAAAAGAAGTTTAACAAAATTTCGATGTTCCTTCTTAACACTCTTTTGTTGTCAAAAAATTTAAGTGGATGATACAAACAAATTTAAGTAAAATTATAAATACCTTACATTTTACAGAATTGTATTTATCAAGGTATTAAATGTAAAATAAATACATACAAACCTAAGGGTGTGTATGTAATGTTAAAAATAATCAGATGTATTTGTTAGTTTTTACAAATTTCGAGAgagatatatataatatttaaatataatattttaaaatatatgtatttggaTTTTTTTGTTGATACGAAGACAAACATCAGAgaagatatatataattaacctaattttttattattattatttaaaaatacccaaaTTAGTAACAGAGAAACTCCAAAGGTGAACTGACTCCAGAAGAGAAGACAATTATATGTACAGACATAGAACAGCAGAAAGATCTGGCCCTGGCCCTGACCCATTTTTCCAACTTTTAACAATTCCCGAATGATTATCATAATTGGACAAAAGAAATCCTCCATGTGGAATAATGAGAAAAAacttgtaatattttttttccaaaaacgGGACCTATTCTGTCATCAATCAACTAAACATGGTTAATAATTATGATACACAGACTGCAGCTTCATATCATCAGCATGTTTAGTGGCCTTTAGTCGTACCATAATGAATTCTTTAATTTCTTGGGGAAGCTGTTAAATATCAGGTAATGTTGAAATTACAGtaattgtataaaaaaaaaaactactttTACCATAGAACTCCAGTAAGGTACCAAAGTTTTGCGAGGATCCAAAAAAATACATTTGTTGGTAACATCATTGCCGGACAATCTGGAGAGAGAAATTTCAAACAGAGATAACTACGACGTTTGTCGTATACTTCCGCTTTTCCTAGTCTGCGTGGGATTTAATTATTCTCTCTCTTCAGCCTCCATTATTGAATTGGGTTCATGTCCATCACCACCGGGGAAGTAGctctatatataattttttacccTAAGCATTACCACTGGCACTGACATGGTATAAAAATACACAGGGAATGATAGAAGAGAGGCTAAAAGCCTAAAACTAAACAAGGCTTTAGAAATACTTTCCAGTAGATCTACTGGAAAGTATTTCGACAAACTTTCTGCGGTTGAGATGGCTTCTTCTTAGAAGAGTAGATTTAATACGAGGGCTGTATTTCTGGCCGCTCGTTTGGAAGTTCAAACTTAACTACTTTTATACAACTTCAAATAAACTTCGTCCTCGTCTGATCTCAATCATAAAGTTAGCATTTAGATTCGAATATATTGAGTCGATACTTTAGAATATGCATGTGTTATAAAGTTCTGAAGACACCCTTTTCTTTCCAAACGTTGTATGTACGAAGAAGATTGAAAATGTGTGTGAACAGATTACAGCAACTTCTGGAGGGACAACGCACGTGGTATCAACCAAAACATCTGAATATGCTGCAACTGTTCTTTGACAACAATCTaggattattttataaataaagacACGTAGTCACAAGATTAAGtaaaaaaattgcaaatttAACGTGACTTAACAAAGAATGGATGTGGAAAACGAGAAAAAAATAGAAAGAGGTGGAGACAAAAGAAATGTGGCAGCCAAGAAGTGATGTAATTGAAGAGCACAAGCGTAGCAGCAAGAATGGTGGACAGGGTAATGATGGCAAGAATGATACCAAGGATGATGTTAAAGTTAAAGGGCTTCCACATCAACAAGTTCCACAGCCGGGCGATTTCGACACCACCCAGCTCGAGTTACTATGAGAAAAAGATTCTCACCCTTTCGCCTACAGTAATTTAAAACCACTAAATAT
This is a stretch of genomic DNA from Primulina eburnea isolate SZY01 chromosome 11, ASM2296580v1, whole genome shotgun sequence. It encodes these proteins:
- the LOC140806326 gene encoding altered inheritance of mitochondria protein 32-like, whose translation is MAGESASFSTTVASAEEENTDYGFERAEMYQGNLAGTVNPYERHLFLCYKSHESWPSHIENSESDPLPTLLASALRARKKDFQVQTRLTICEGGDDVKLSEGDVVIFPDMTIYRGLKDSDVDSFVNDVVVNGNPWVSGIPDELTGSYVFVCAHNNRDRRCGVCGPVLIEKFKEEIEFRNLKNQVFVTACSHVGGHKYAGNVIIFSADPEGKIVGNWYGYVTPNDVAELLDRQIVKGEVIDRIWRGQMGGKVKETEKVDEPKLANGTTVANNVIQPQENAIEEKAQRSASCCQGANGFSCCRDENTEQKQDKNKGGLSCWTSKLEHRPVLTTVAIAGAIGTIALAYAFYKRAR